The Pleurodeles waltl isolate 20211129_DDA chromosome 7, aPleWal1.hap1.20221129, whole genome shotgun sequence genome contains the following window.
GCAGGCGTGCGGGTGCCTTATACAGAGGCATTCTTTCCCCCATGCACAATGTCGAAGTTGCTGTCTGTGGCCACGTGAGGTTGCTGTACCCACTTgttgccaatgtagtgttgggggtcCTAGCTcctcatgctactaaaatgagGTGACGCAGACACATGGTTACTGTTCTGGTAACTGGCCACGGGCACGTgcacccggccctttttattggcagggtcacctgaccggtgacgcctgtgttggattggtgtggggtgtgtgtgtaaagcCAGCTCTCAGCCAAGTGGATActgaaacactagaacgagtcaaGCTGGACTCTACAGATTGGACCGAAGAACCAGCTGCTTCAGAGTCCAGGTGGGGAACAACTTCCTGCAGATATTAATGTTAAATGTGAATGGACATCTATTGTGTGGTTGCTTGCgctgagtgtgtgcatgtctgtagaaCAGCAGGCCGTTTTCGGTGACCCCAGGTGGTCCTTGGCGATTAAGTCCTTTATCGAGTAGATCGGAGGTACAGTAATGTGAAGGGAGTGATAAGATGGCTGCAGATTATGTATGTGTTTTTCAAGTGAAAATGAGAGGGAGGTCggaatgtgcgtgtgtgtttgagtgtgtatgTTTGTTCCGGGTGAATCCAGTTGCAAGGGAATTCTCACACCCATTTGTTTACCTCGCAGTATGAACTGCCAAGGTATAAATCTCGGTTATGTGGGGGCCGTGGGGGTGGAGGTAGTTACGGTGCTATGAGTTAAAGTACTCTTATTATGATCTCTGTTTGGTCAATAGGGTGGCACATATTGTGAAATGGATTTGATCCTAGGCTACACCTGTTCCCGGAGGAGTGAGGGGGTCGTTGGATTTGTGTGAGAAAAAGGGTCGTACCTTTCTCAGTCAAACAGAGAAAGTATTTCCGTGTCCTCAGTTTTCCTTTGGATCCGCATGTGTTTACAGTGGCGGGAGAGAGCGAGCTAGGTGTATGATAACTGGCCCTAAAACATTTCAGCGGGAGTGGGCTGGGGCTGTGCTGGAGAGGACAGCTGGCCTTAGGGATAAGGTAAGGTCTTCCTCAGAGGTCTCTTATGGCATTTAGTCCAAAGGATCCACATTGAGGTGAGATGGTTAGACACGTGCCATTATTAAAGCATGCCAAAACGAGGGAAACATATATGGCGATAAAGTTTCTGTTAAGTTTGCCATTTTGCAGACATTAAATATGGCAGCAATATAAACAGATAAATAACCACCAATAACCTTTGCTTATTATAATGTGGACATCGCTAAATTGCAATGATGCCCTCACAAACGGTTAGTGGTTGCGGGTAGATGCAATATGTACCAATATTAGAGCAGCGCGTCGCTGAATGCACATCTCAAACGGCGTATTccagaaaatatttttaaacaacaaAATCATTCACATTGATAACTGTTTGATCCTTCAGTATTCGGGGTTCTGTTTGTGTACTTAGAAGGAAAATGGTGTATTCACTGTGAGAACTTGAATAAGAAAATCGTGTACCGCTCAAATCCCACTGTAAAAGGATCACGCTGGTGTTCAGGTGCTATTCTTGTAAAGCACGGTTTGGGCACTGATCAGAAATGTATGCAATGTGATAGTTATTATACTGTAACGAAGACATGTTAGCACAGATTGTACAGTTTACACACGCACCAAAGTGCACATTTTCCCCACGGAGAAAATATTTTGAAACACTCTTTCTTTGTGAAGTGATAAATCGCGCAAGAGTGCGTTTGGCATCTGTCATCGCTATTTCGAAAGAAGTAAATAACCAAGCGCCCCTCATTTTCCGAAATACGCTGACCATTCTTGCATCCCCAAAAGAAACAATCATTActtaaaatggttaaaaaaaaaaacaatcacgatTAGCAGAATGCGGCGAAGCCCTGCAATTCCTGTGGTTTCCACTGAGTGTCGCTGATcaccaacaaagcacacacagctaGCTATTGTCATGCCTTTCCAGTGACATGAATGGCATCCCTTTCAGATGACGCAGGTGCCGGCTTGTGTTAAGAGTGAACGATATAAGGACACGCGTTACACAAATCCAGTGGCTGGAAAGTGGATGCATTCACTCTGAAAAGATACTGCGAGCTTTGGCAGTCCATACCGCGGCAAGCACTGGACTGGGAGCACAGCGGAACCATGATGCGTGTTCTCGACGATATTGGACATTTCTGGTCAACTGACACCCGTAGTTCAGAAGGAATGTCGTGTGTTTTTTTTAACCGGGTGGGTAGCTGTTTCTGAGTTGATTCGATGCTCTGTGCCCGAGGAAGTGGAAATAGAGGCATTCGTGAATAATGTTGCAAAAGACATAGGGATCGGTCTGACAGATACGGGCTCACACATTCAAGATTGTGCCTGGCGGGAAAACCCAGAACTTTGCCTTCATTCTAAATAACGGTGATTTTCACGTGAAGGTGAGAATGGACCGGGACGATGCGTAAACGAACCGGTCATTGCTGACTTTTGAAATTATTGCTGACTTTTGAAATTATTGCTGAGGAATCTTTGAAGCGTCACCGAGTACAAATAGAAACTTTTGGCATTATTGATAAGACGCCCAATGTTCCTAGAAAGGAGATGGTTTAGAATTTAGAGATTAGTGAGGTACCTTTGCCACAGACAAGCCTGCCCCTCCAGAAAGTGAGCAGTTCACCAAGAGTATCCGTTCAATTCAGAAATATGTTCAAGGAAACGGCACTAGTATAAAATTAGGGGAGTATTTATGAGCCCTGTTGTATCCAGAGCGACGCAAgcccaaaatgagatttatgaagccacgcaagtccaccttgcatggccctgagtggcttcataaatcttgagtaaaacAACACAGTGCAAATTGCTCTTGTGCTATTCTGCCTAGGGCGGGGTtcaatgggtgttcccacgcaacatccatggttttttatgcattcccagatttatcagaagtggtacacctgggaatgctccaaaattcTACTCCTTCCCAGGTGAGGCTTAATGATTAGAAATATGTttagttctccttgttttttcctttttctctgtgtgcagcattctgcagcacacacagaaagaggaatatgcctgagGAGTGTTTTTGTCCAGGAAAGTGCCCCTACCTACACAAAAACAAACCTCCTTACaatagaggcacccttgcaccataatgcactgTGTCACTTGGCCattaatatggccctaaatgtatagTGACTGCACCAATGATAAGCAGGCAGAGTTTGTGTTAGAGAAATCACTAGACCGCGAAGAGGTGGCTGTACATCACCAGGTGCTCACAGACACAAATGAGGAACAGGACACCAGTACATCAAAATAGATGTTTTAAGATTTTAATGACAACTTGCCAGTGCTTGTGCACGCAGGCcttcatttatgaggatttggcatatgccagcgcagcaagtcactacaCCAAAAAGAAAGGTAggagtgcaaagtatttatgccatatggggcattccttccctttccccctgcactggctccTTTTCAGCAGCCAAGCGCCAACTcgggcacctgtgcaccatggtgcaaatgagCCGAAGCTgttggcaggattgcttttgtgcaggaaagggcaccttcctgggCAAAAAAagtcctgaggcattttcctctttctatgtgtgcggcagaatgcagcccacagaggaaaaaacaaggagaaattaagtcCCTCAGTTCACACAGTGAGTGTCGGGGCGAACTAAAGTCACGGCAACAGATGCCGGTGCTCAGGTCTTGTACTCTGTTTGTAATAGGCCACTTAGCTCAAATGCATGATTTAAAGCTGATTCAAAAGTAGGAGTGAATTTTCAGTTGCGAGGTTTGCTTTTGAATTAGAGGAGTTCTAGCATTTAGAAATTCAGGCAAATGACACTCTAAGGTTAGCAGTTCATTGTAAGCATTTAGCCGAGATTATTTAGTAAGTAGTAGCTCCCCAGTGATCACAAacggggcaccagtgacagaacgTGCCCCGTTGGCACAGGGATCTCTAGATTCAAAGCCCAGGATTTAGATTCCAGCGACAATGGGAAAATAGCCCGTTTCCTCCCTGAAAGTCTCCCTTCCTAATCACTGGCATCATCGGAAACTCCTACGGCGCAGTTACTCGGCGTCCCATGGGCAGGTAAGGGGCCTTTGAATACAAAGTATCTGTAATTGCAGAAGACCACTGCACTCCTGCCATCTCTGCCACATCTGGACGGTAAAGCGTTTGCCGGCAGTTGTTCTGTAATGCGTTTGTTTCCCTCGTATTCAGTGTACTGAGCTAGGGCTAGAATGCCATTAATGCGGCAGGGCCACCGCAGAGTGACGAACATGACAAGACTCATACGGGTTTTATGCACCCATAAGCAGACGGGGCAGCCCAGATACAGTGTCCCTGAATTCTCCCAGACTAgattaaatgcattttattttattgaatGGTCAATAATTGCTCTACGAATACAGGGCCGAACTATGGTACAGTTTGTGCGGTTTTTTACGTGGATGTATTGCTAAAGCAGCAGCACTCAACTCGGGATTTCCCGGAGAGTGTGCAGCAGGCAGCGGAGCTGGAAAGAAAGTCAGTCCCCGCCCACCGTTCCCAAGTAGTGCTCTCTTCAGCACTCACTCTAAAACTGAACAAAAACAACTTACCTCTATGCGCTTTAGAAAGTGTCATGTAGAAAAACAGGAAGACGTCCGTGCCCTGCAGGAACGCACACCTTCATGATACCACTCCGGATCTTATCGAGGGGACTAGCATTTCTTGTCACCCAACTCAGTTCCAATCTTTGCTTCTCTAAAACCTGTTCACCACATAGGAATGAACCTCTCCTATGCAGCCAGCACCCGCGTTTCCCATAGTTTACCGGGCCTCTCCAAATAACTGTAAACAAGGATTGTTTTACctatttttctgacatttaaaacattacttttCTAGTGTTCACTAAATTTTCGTAATCTTCCAATTCTGCATGTTTGTTTTTCTGACAATGATTCCCGTTGTATCACTAGCCACAGATACATGTTGGTTAATCTAAAACATGGCCTTGCTCCGAGATTTGAGGGAAACGCTTTCAACGCTGTGACCTAGTCTGAAATCTAGCCCGTAAAACTCCCAGCTGCACCAGATTGccaaaatgctcagaatgacaaGGTTTATCTTGGATTAAAAATCCTCGGATCGTGCATGCGCTGTACAAAATGCTCTTTAAGCACTGACAAACGTTGTTGTTATACAAAGCAAAACAAACAAGTATATAAATATAACCGTACGACTTGGAGAATCAGTACATCTAAACAGGACTTTGAATTGTTATCAAAGTTCGCGTCTATTCACGCTCATGAACACGTGGCCGTTGGAACAATGCCCATTCTCTGcccatataaaagaaaaaaaaaatgcatttttactgaTAGCTAAATACGTTTTATCATTTAGATACCCCAGTTTTAAGCGGGTAGAAATGCATCTCCGTTTATATAATTAAGCACATAATTGGCAAATGTAGTACGAAAAATACATCAACGCTATGAAATACAAGTCACGCAAAAGCCTTTGCCGTTTTTTTGGTGACTGCACCGCGTGCAGCCCCATTTTATTGTCAACTACTTTATGGTTTTACGCGTTCTTTACCAAGGATAGGCTACAAGCGTTGTTACAGATGAGGCAGCCTTGAGAAGTGTTGGATGCTACACAAGAGTGTTGCTCTCGTTAAATACACTGGGTGTCGCTGTTCACCAGCAGTTTGAAAAGATTCAACGAGACATCTCTTCATCCACACCCATTCTTATGCTCAAACATAGATGCCGTGGGGTCAGACAAGCATATACAGCTTTAATATAAACGCTATTTTACATCTTTCTCACAATCTGCTCCTCAGTTGATGTACTTCAGAGATTCTCTGCAAAATCGAGCTTATCGGTGGAACAATTCGCGGTGCGCAGTACATCAAAGCAATACGTCGCAGCATCAACCCCGAGATGGAAGTGCCTGCGGCGCACATACAGTGCCATCTTAAACAGctagttttattgtgttttttatggACGACCGTTGCTGTCCGAGGTCAGATTCGCTATTCCATCCCGGAAGAAATGGAGAAGGGGTCATTCGTGGGAAACCTAGCTCAGGACCTGGGGCTGAGTATAAAAGAACTGTCCCAGCGAGGGCTCCGAGTGGTCTCTCGAGGTAAGACCGCGTACTTTGCCTTCAGTCAGACAAATGGCTATTTGTACCTCAACGAGCAGGCAGACCGAGAGCAGATATGCGCGCAGATAAGCCCGTGCCTGTTAAAGGTCGAATTTATTTCACAGAACCCCGTGGCGCTTTACAAAGTTGAAGTGGAAATTCAGGACATAAATGACAACGCGCCCACCTTTCCTGACAGTGAATTGCTGCTGGAGATCAGTGAGATAAGTGCACCCGGAGCATATTGGTCGCTGTTGAAAGCCAGCGATCCAGACATCGGCGTAAATTCCATACAAAAGTATACTCTGCAGCAGAATGCGTATTTTAAACTAGGCGCTACAAATGAAGCTGGAGAAGAGGCAGAGCCGGAACTTGTGCTAGAAAAGGCCCTGGACCGTGAGCACATGGAAACTCACCATCTAGTTCTTACTGCTTCAGATGGCGGAAAACCAGCCAGGTCAGGTGCGCTACAAATCAAAGTAATCGTTTTAGATACTAACGACAATGCGCCGATATTCAGCCATTCCGTTTACAGAGTGAATGTCATGGAAGATGTGCCTGAAGGAACTCTGCTGACTACGGTTACTGCGTCAGATGCCGATGAGGGGTCTAATGCGGAGGTCGTCTACTCTTTTGGTAAGGTCCCAGCCAGTGTCATCTCTCTATTTGAGCTTGATTACAAAACCGGAGACCTTTATTTGAAAGAAAAATTGGATTTTGAGGAAACACCCTTTTTTGACCTAAAAGTCCAGGCACGAGACATTGGAGGTCTAGTTGCACAAAGCAAAATTATGATTGTGGTCACTGATATAAATGACAACCCACCAGTGATTTCCATCACCATGCTTTCCTCACCGGTGTCGGAAGACTCCGCCCCTGgcactgttgttgctgtttttcatgTGCTAGACAGAGACTCGGGCAATAACTGTCAAATAACATGCTCAATTCAAGATAATATCCCGTTTCAGCTGAAGCCATCGTTCGACAACTACTACAGTTTGGTGACAGATCAGTCCCTTGACAGAGAGCAAGCCTTCGAGTATACCATTGCTATTACAGCAGAGGACCACGGGAAACCTGTACTGTCCACTTCAACAAGTGTTGTGGTCCAAATTTCCGATATAAATGACAACACTCCCTTGTTTGCTCATCGATCATACACAGCTTATATCATGGAAAATAACCCGAGAGGGGCTTCCATTTTCTCTGCTAAGGCCGCAGATGCAGATTGGGGTCAGAATGGCAAAATTTCATACTCGTTAATTATCAGTTTCAAGCAAGCTGATCCCATGTCTTCATATGTCTCTATTAACTCTGATACCGGAGTAATTTATGCACTGCGCTCTTTTGATTACGAACAGCTCAGGGAGCTTCCTATACAAGTTAAAGCACAGGATGGTGGATCCCCTTCGCTTAGCAGTAATGCTACCGTCTTTCTTTGTGTTGTGGATCAGAACGACAATGCTCCCCAAATCCTGTACCCTTCACTTGCTATGGACGGGTCCACAGGAGTCGAGCTCGCTCCCCGTTCTTCTGTTCCAGATTTTCTGATCTCTAAAGTAGTGGCGGTAGATGCAGACTCTGGGCCCAATGCTTGGCTCTCCTACCACCTGCTGAGAGATACCAGCTCTGGTCTTTTCACTGTTGGACAGCACAATGGAGAAATTAGGTTAGCACGTGCCATTCTAGAGAAAGATGCCCTTAAGCAGACCTTTGTTATTTCTGCCAAGGACAATGGCACCCCATCTCTGTCTGCTACAGTCACTGTCACTGTATTTTTAGGAGAAACCATCCCTGAGATGATTCCAGACGATTCCATTCCTGAACCTTTTCGTGACAATGAATCCAGCACTACTCTGTATTTAGTGATTTCAATTGCCTTGGTTTCATGTTTGTTTTTAGCTTTCTTGATAGCATTGATGGTCCTCAAACTTCTCAAAGAGAATAACTCAAAACCACTAGCACCAGGAAACATACATTGCACTGATCTTCCTGCCTCACAGTTTGTGGGAATAGATGGAGTGCGGGCATTTCTGGAGGCCTACTCACATGACATGACATTGAAATCCTATTCTGAAAATTCAGATGTCAAGTTCCAGAATGCGTGTAGCACAAATAAATGCATTAATAATTTGACTCCGATGGACCGGGATCTACTAATGCTGCAAGATGGGAACGGCAGTGCAGATAATGCCACTAGTGAAGTAAGCCCCTTTAATATATTTTAATGATTCAATGGTGCATTCTTTGTTATTTTCTGTACTGGTGTATGAATGATGTGCTTCCCTGCTTAACAGCTATCCCATACATCAATAACTAACCAGATTAAGGTTGCTCATCAAGAAAAAAAATGTCACTGTCTCTGTGTTTCACTAAATCACTAGTCAGCAATAAACTATAGACATTTCATTGAAAGTTAAAATGAAGTATATTGCTTTTTTCTGTATTCATTTCATCCTGTGCTTGCTTTATTTTCATAATTGTTTTTTAACGATCAAAGTTACAGATGCTCTTCATTTGTTGACATCAACACAAGGGCACAGAATATCAATTATTTGTAGGTTTTCCCTAAGGGTgtgcatgtgttaaaaaaaaaaagaatcttagtAAAATAATTTCAAATATTGCACCCTTCACAAAGATTGGATTTCTAAAAGAATGTAGGGAAACATTAATTCATAAGTAGATTTTCTGCCTACTATTTACAGCAAAAGACAATTTTGTTGCTTTGATTACGAGTCTGTTTTAAATAAAGGCCCCAGCACAAACATCTGTTTGTCAAAAGATTACAGTTGCACAtagtcaggggtgtagcttggtcagtaagattgtggggtgggggttttgggcTTCATATTTTCCAACAACTAGGCTGGCACATAATGGTAacatacattatacgacaagcagggcccACGAGAGggccttaaggggcagtggaagggAAGAGGATGCAGATTGGTAAGGGTTCTAAGTGAGGGAAAGcatattattttgtaaaataaccaacagtttTAAAAGTCTTTTTCAAACAATGAGAGGGAGAGAATGTGTGTGCACTTTTGCCtgggtgtgtaaaaattcctggtgaaatccgacagacatcgcATCATACCCAACTGAGAGCACAAAtagccaactatttatcacaaaatacgttTATTAGGGGAGAGTAGTTCCCCAaatacccccctgaagctacgctccTGCACTTGGTGCAATGAAGTTCAGACCTTTAACACTTTTTCTCCTTTAAGTTGTGGCACGTTAAACCTGCCAAAAGTTTATGGGAGAAAATGGCTCATCTACATACTGGGGCATGCAAGCTTTGGGGCTGAAAGCATCAACATCTGCATTTTATGTTCTTTCTAATCTGTTCATTGCCCCTATTGATTTCCAGGCACTAGGGAATCAGATTTCACTTTGTATTCCAAAAGGAACTGAATCCTCGGAATCTGTATAAGTCTGGTATGTACTGAGGCATGTGAATTTTGGTACTTTCTTCACTGAAATCTACATGTTGTGCTCCCTTTTTTAGAGTCAAACTTGCAAATGGTGCTGTTTATTTCGCCTGGTGATACCTGAACTTTAGGGTTTCAGGTTTTACTGGGAACATCAATTGGCACCAAATCATCGGGGGTGCTAGAGAGTGAGTCCTGGGTGGGAGAGGTTTCATGCAAAAAATGAATAGATGTTGTGTTACAAATTTCTTGCTTGCAAGAAATTTAGTCAGGGAAAATGAGTGACCTTTTGAGCCTTAGATTATGAATTGCATTACTGGCAACTAGTGACTAGCTAGTTAAACCAAGGGTGGGTGCTGTActagtttttaaaataaatgtattttaataaagATCGATTATTCCATTATATGTCTCAAATTACATTATGGATATAATTTAGTCAGCCAACACATGATTTGTTAAAATAGCTTCTTTATCTTATGCATTGCTGGAATCTAAATAAGATCCTAAGAGAAGGTTTACATTTAGTGGTTAATTGAGGTTACATAAAATCTTGatataggaaaataaattattGCATTAATCCAACTCATAACATAAGACACACAATGTATCTTTTATTCCTGATTATTCTTCAGACTAGGATAAGGGTAACCTGGCCTGACGTGGTGCTGCAGTATACAGCTATGTAGCGGAAGGATGCAGATTCTCTAAGACCCTTAACGCTCTAAACCCTAAACATATTTGCCTGCTTTCAGTGTCTTAATAAGGTGAAAAACATTGTactctttttaaagtaaaaagtgtaatcattttgcagacttttTTGGCAAAATGTTATCTATAGGCACACACCCCCAAGGCTCCTCCATGTGTTCAATTTCAGAACTCTATTGTTCTGTGATGTGATGATATGCTAAAGTTATTTCTGTGCATCACACAGTGACAGCTGAATTTGCCAACTTTGCAACCTTGGATTGAGTTgttgattttactttttttttaatcatttcttTTTTGTATGTTTCAGTTTCAAATTCACTAATTATAACATAAATAATCCGCCCGAAGAATATGTGATTGCCATATAACAGAAAGCCATATG
Protein-coding sequences here:
- the LOC138246975 gene encoding protocadherin gamma-A8-like, yielding MEVPAAHIQCHLKQLVLLCFLWTTVAVRGQIRYSIPEEMEKGSFVGNLAQDLGLSIKELSQRGLRVVSRGKTAYFAFSQTNGYLYLNEQADREQICAQISPCLLKVEFISQNPVALYKVEVEIQDINDNAPTFPDSELLLEISEISAPGAYWSLLKASDPDIGVNSIQKYTLQQNAYFKLGATNEAGEEAEPELVLEKALDREHMETHHLVLTASDGGKPARSGALQIKVIVLDTNDNAPIFSHSVYRVNVMEDVPEGTLLTTVTASDADEGSNAEVVYSFGKVPASVISLFELDYKTGDLYLKEKLDFEETPFFDLKVQARDIGGLVAQSKIMIVVTDINDNPPVISITMLSSPVSEDSAPGTVVAVFHVLDRDSGNNCQITCSIQDNIPFQLKPSFDNYYSLVTDQSLDREQAFEYTIAITAEDHGKPVLSTSTSVVVQISDINDNTPLFAHRSYTAYIMENNPRGASIFSAKAADADWGQNGKISYSLIISFKQADPMSSYVSINSDTGVIYALRSFDYEQLRELPIQVKAQDGGSPSLSSNATVFLCVVDQNDNAPQILYPSLAMDGSTGVELAPRSSVPDFLISKVVAVDADSGPNAWLSYHLLRDTSSGLFTVGQHNGEIRLARAILEKDALKQTFVISAKDNGTPSLSATVTVTVFLGETIPEMIPDDSIPEPFRDNESSTTLYLVISIALVSCLFLAFLIALMVLKLLKENNSKPLAPGNIHCTDLPASQFVGIDGVRAFLEAYSHDMTLKSYSENSDVKFQNACSTNKCINNLTPMDRDLLMLQDGNGSADNATSEVSPFNIF